The following coding sequences lie in one Alosa sapidissima isolate fAloSap1 chromosome 15, fAloSap1.pri, whole genome shotgun sequence genomic window:
- the LOC121684581 gene encoding uncharacterized protein LOC121684581, with the protein MGDVQAMFHQVKVPKGDRDFLRFLWWPAADLTKDVAEFRMTVHLFGATSSPSCAIFALRKTADDNQGNFPAEVIQAVKENFYVDDCLKSMASEEEAVQMVKHLTALCQRGGFTLTKWISNNRTILQTLPEEHKAKDLRELNLDRDKLPVERALGLQWCIETDSFKFKMETHQRSCTRRGMLSVSSSVFDPIGFLAPVLLPAKTMLQELCRRNFGWDETVPQDILHHWTRWLEELDMLSEFKIERCMKPKDFGNIVHAQLHNFSDASESGYGAVTYIRMQNNRNDSHVAFLIGKAKVTPLKAVTIPRLELTAAVLAVRIDLMLKTELRLPLQESVFWTDSTSVLKDIMNEDKRFHTFVANRVSAIRAATKTSQWRYVNTKENPSG; encoded by the coding sequence ATGGGTGATGTACAAGCAATGTTCCATCAGGTTAAGGTCCCAAAGGGAGACCGAGACTTCTTGCGGTTTCTGTGGTGGCCGGCGGCAGATCTGACTAAGGATGTGGCTGAGTTTCGTATGACTGTCCATCTGTTTGGTGCCACGTCATCTCCAAGCTGTGCCATCTTTGCTCTAAGAAAAACAGCTGATGACAATCAGGGCAACTTTCCAGCAGAGGTCATCCAAGCAGTTAAAGAAAACTTTTATGTGGATGACTGCCTGAAGAGTATGGCATCTGAAGAGGAAGCTGTGCAAATGGTTAAGCATCTCACTGCTCTTTGTCAGAGAGGAGGATTTACTCTGACCAAATGGATCAGTAACAATCGCACCATATTGCAAACTTTGCCTGAAGAGCATAAAGCTAAGGATCTGAGGGAACTCAATCTGGACAGAGACAAGCTTCCTGTTGAGAGAGCTCTTGGTTTGCAATGGTGCATTGAGACTGATTCATTCAAGTTTAAAATGGAGACCCATCAAAGGTCCTGCACCAGACGTGGCATGTTGTCTGTGTCTAGCTCTGTTTTTGACCCGATTGGCTTTCTCGCACCTGTTTTGCTGCCCGCCAAGACCATGCTGCAAGAGCTGTGCAGAAGAAACTTTGGATGGGATGAGACTGTACCTCAGGACATCTTACATCATTGGACAAGGTGGCTAGAAGAGCTGGATATGCTATCCGAGTTCAAGATTGAAAGATGTATGAAACCTAaagattttggaaacattgtaCATGCTCAACTTCATAATTTTTCAGATGCTAGTGAGTCAGGGTATGGGGCAGTCACTTACATCAGGATGCAAAACAACAGAAATGACAGTCACGTTGCATTCCTGATAGGCAAAGCCAAAGTAACACCTCTAAAGGCAGTCACCATTCCTCGCTTAGAGCTGACTGCTGCCGTTCTTGCTGTTCGCATCGACCTGATGTTGAAGACAGAGCTGCGACTTCCGTTGCAAGAATCTGTCTTTTGGACAGATAGCACATCTGTGCTTAAGGATATTATGAACGAGGACAAGCGCTTTCATACCTTTGTGGCAAACAGGGTTTCGGCGATAAGAGCGGCAACTAAAACATCACAATGGCGATATGTGAACACCAAGGAAAACCCAAGCGGATGA